The following coding sequences lie in one Flavobacterium cyclinae genomic window:
- a CDS encoding M1 family metallopeptidase codes for MFRILLALFFISISFAQQTDKVDFIKCDASVYPYASEKSISGTVVYEFKVKKAIDTIKIDAKSMEFSGVMINGKSVKFKNSGKTLDLFEGFKKGKNKLTFSYSAKPKQTLYFTGQDENLQIWTQGQGKYTSYWLPSFDDVNEKVIFNILISDVNPYLKVISNGLLKRKPEVMYMDYDAFEMKKPMSSYLVMLVIGNFEKQTTTTKSGTPLEFYLDKNDVSKFEPTFRYSKEMFDYLEQEIGVKYPWGIYRQVPVRDFLYAGMENTTSTIFSQDFVVDSIGFNDRNYVNVNAHELAHQWFGDLITAQSGKHHWLQEGFATNYALLAERHIFGDDYFYDVLNDYAEQLYRASKTDTIPVMNEKASTLSFYKKGAWALHVLREDIGAKNFQKAVKKYLKKYQYKNVNTDDFLKIVRQVSGYDVDIFKKLWLEKAGFEMEIAQKYLSRNKFIQDYFALKKSKKSLAELTEILKSDAYYPIKQYIVYQTRNIPFEERKVIIKAALATNDILVRRAVAESTPIIPEAIKSQYETLLDDNSYVTNEIALVYLCMNFPADREKYLFQTRRLLGNNDKSLRITWLKLAYETPEFDAQKLDYYLELLHYASAQYESSIRQNALETLLSIDFMNTKVITQLFLATKHHKWQFTLFARTKIRELLKNSEYRALVEKLAATSDDSMRELYLKFLNEK; via the coding sequence ATGTTTCGTATTCTTTTAGCCCTATTTTTTATAAGCATATCTTTTGCCCAACAAACGGATAAAGTTGATTTTATAAAATGTGATGCTTCAGTTTATCCATATGCATCAGAAAAATCAATTTCTGGAACTGTTGTTTATGAATTTAAAGTAAAAAAAGCAATCGATACTATTAAAATTGATGCTAAAAGCATGGAATTTTCAGGAGTTATGATCAATGGAAAATCCGTAAAATTTAAAAACTCAGGTAAAACATTGGATTTATTTGAAGGATTTAAAAAAGGAAAAAACAAACTAACTTTCAGCTATTCAGCTAAACCCAAACAAACACTTTATTTTACGGGTCAAGATGAGAATTTACAAATTTGGACACAGGGTCAAGGTAAATATACAAGTTACTGGTTGCCAAGTTTTGATGATGTGAATGAGAAAGTGATTTTTAATATTTTAATCTCGGATGTAAATCCTTATTTAAAAGTTATTTCTAATGGTTTGTTAAAAAGAAAACCTGAGGTAATGTATATGGATTATGATGCATTTGAAATGAAAAAACCAATGTCATCTTACTTAGTAATGCTAGTCATTGGAAATTTCGAAAAGCAAACTACAACTACAAAATCAGGAACGCCATTAGAATTTTATTTAGATAAGAACGATGTTTCTAAATTTGAACCCACGTTTCGTTATTCCAAAGAAATGTTTGATTATTTGGAGCAAGAAATAGGAGTGAAGTATCCTTGGGGCATTTACCGTCAAGTTCCGGTTCGTGATTTTTTATATGCGGGAATGGAAAATACGACTTCTACCATTTTTTCACAAGATTTTGTAGTGGATTCTATAGGGTTTAATGATAGAAATTATGTCAATGTCAACGCTCATGAATTAGCGCATCAATGGTTTGGGGATTTAATTACAGCGCAATCAGGCAAACATCATTGGTTGCAAGAAGGATTTGCTACTAATTATGCTTTATTGGCAGAACGTCATATATTTGGAGATGACTATTTTTATGACGTATTAAATGATTATGCAGAACAATTGTATCGCGCTTCAAAAACCGATACGATTCCTGTGATGAATGAAAAAGCGAGTACATTATCGTTTTATAAAAAAGGAGCTTGGGCATTGCATGTGTTACGAGAAGATATTGGCGCAAAGAATTTCCAAAAAGCAGTAAAAAAGTATTTGAAAAAGTACCAATATAAAAATGTAAATACCGATGATTTCTTGAAAATTGTGAGACAAGTTTCGGGTTATGATGTAGATATCTTTAAAAAACTTTGGCTAGAAAAAGCCGGATTTGAAATGGAAATCGCTCAAAAATATCTTTCTAGAAACAAATTCATTCAAGACTATTTTGCACTAAAGAAAAGTAAAAAATCATTAGCTGAATTAACAGAAATTTTGAAATCGGACGCCTATTATCCAATCAAGCAATACATAGTATATCAAACACGAAATATTCCTTTTGAAGAGAGAAAAGTGATAATTAAAGCCGCTTTAGCTACAAATGATATTTTGGTAAGAAGGGCTGTAGCCGAGTCAACTCCAATAATTCCTGAAGCGATTAAGTCGCAATACGAAACATTGTTAGATGATAATTCGTATGTAACAAATGAAATTGCTTTAGTGTATTTGTGTATGAACTTTCCTGCAGACAGAGAAAAGTATTTATTTCAAACGAGACGCTTGTTAGGCAATAATGATAAAAGTTTACGAATTACATGGTTAAAACTAGCTTATGAAACGCCAGAATTTGATGCACAAAAATTAGATTATTATTTGGAATTATTGCATTATGCATCGGCCCAATATGAAAGTTCAATTAGGCAAAATGCTTTAGAAACCCTGTTATCAATTGATTTTATGAATACTAAAGTAATTACACAATTATTTTTAGCAACAAAACATCACAAATGGCAGTTTACACTTTTTGCAAGAACAAAGATTCGAGAATTACTTAAAAATTCTGAATACCGAGCTTTAGTTGAAAAATTAGCAGCAACCTCAGATGATTCAATGAGAGAATTATACTTGAAATTTTTGAATGAGAAATAA
- a CDS encoding DUF7935 family protein: protein MTIEDKLLEIAAYTLPALITGGVAFVMMQKFYNSEESKRKFELLRENQKQALPIRLQAYERMVLFLERINPAQLLLRVAPISQTKEDYATLLVHHVQTEYEHNLTQQIYLTAETWDIVLKAKNSTVQIIRKNAAREDITSADKLREAIMLEMTETEAPSTVAISYLKEELKRVF, encoded by the coding sequence ATGACTATCGAAGATAAATTATTAGAAATTGCAGCTTATACTTTACCAGCTTTAATTACGGGAGGTGTTGCTTTTGTAATGATGCAAAAATTCTACAACAGCGAAGAAAGTAAACGTAAATTTGAATTGTTAAGAGAAAATCAAAAACAAGCGTTACCCATTCGTTTACAAGCCTATGAACGCATGGTTTTATTTTTAGAACGAATTAATCCAGCGCAATTATTACTTCGTGTGGCTCCAATTAGCCAAACAAAAGAGGATTACGCAACTTTATTAGTACATCATGTTCAAACGGAATACGAACACAATCTAACCCAACAAATATATTTAACTGCTGAAACTTGGGATATCGTGTTAAAAGCCAAGAATAGTACAGTTCAAATTATTCGAAAAAATGCGGCAAGAGAAGACATCACAAGTGCTGATAAATTAAGAGAAGCCATCATGTTAGAAATGACTGAAACTGAAGCTCCGAGTACTGTTGCAATAAGTTACTTAAAAGAAGAATTAAAAAGAGTGTTTTAA
- a CDS encoding ATP-dependent helicase, with protein sequence MQRYISQLNEAQQLPVLQKDGPMIVIAGAGSGKTRVLTVRIANLMSQGVDAFNILALTFTNKAAREMKKRIADIVGNNEAKNLWMGTFHSVFAKILRIEAEKLGYPSNFTIYDTQDSVRLIGAIIKEMQLDKDIYKPKQIIGRISSYKNSLITVKAYFNNPELQEADAMSKKPRMGEIYQQYVERCFKSGAMDFDDLLLKTNELLNRFPDVLAKYQDRFRYILVDEYQDTNHSQYLIVRALSDRFQNICVVGDDAQSIYAFRGANINNILNFQKDYENVQMYRLEQNYRSSRNIVEAANNVIDKNKTKLDKVVWTANEHGPKIKVHRSLTDGEEGRFVASTIFEQKMQHQMHNGQFAILYRTNAQSRAMEDALRKRDIPYRIYGGLSFYQRKEIKDVLAYLRLVINPKDEEALVRVINYPARGIGDSTVEKLTVAANHYKRSIFEVMEHIDKIDLKLNSGTKAKLNDFVTMIKSFQVINENQDAFFLTDHVTKKTGLVQELKKDGTPEGIARIENIEELLNGIKDFTEGQKEVDGARGSLAEFLEDVALATDLDKDTGDDDRVALMTIHLAKGLEFPHVFIVGLEEDLFPSAMSLNTRSELEEERRLFYVALTRAEHQAYLTYAQSRYRWGKLVDSEPSRFIEEIDDQYLEYLNPVDTGYRYKPLMDVDVFGDIDKSKLRLSKPTAGTPPKYLTQDQPSPTANIRRLKPVSSNSGGSNSVDANLTVGNIVMHERFGKGQIVNIEGVGADKKAEIRFDVGGLKKLLLRFAKLEVIG encoded by the coding sequence ATGCAGCGTTATATTAGCCAATTGAATGAAGCACAACAACTTCCGGTTTTACAAAAAGACGGACCTATGATTGTGATTGCTGGTGCAGGTTCTGGAAAAACCCGAGTACTAACGGTTCGAATTGCTAACTTGATGAGTCAAGGTGTGGATGCATTTAATATTTTGGCGTTAACGTTTACCAATAAAGCTGCACGTGAAATGAAAAAACGTATTGCTGATATCGTTGGTAATAACGAAGCTAAAAATCTTTGGATGGGAACTTTTCACTCGGTTTTTGCTAAGATTTTACGTATTGAAGCTGAAAAGCTTGGTTACCCTTCTAACTTTACGATTTACGATACGCAAGATTCGGTGCGATTGATAGGTGCGATTATTAAAGAAATGCAATTGGATAAAGATATTTACAAACCAAAGCAAATCATAGGTAGAATTTCATCTTACAAAAATTCTTTAATTACCGTAAAAGCTTATTTCAATAATCCCGAATTACAAGAAGCGGATGCGATGAGTAAAAAACCGCGTATGGGAGAGATTTATCAACAATATGTAGAGCGTTGTTTTAAATCGGGTGCGATGGATTTTGATGATTTATTATTGAAAACCAACGAATTATTGAATCGTTTTCCTGATGTATTAGCGAAATATCAAGATAGATTTCGATATATATTGGTGGATGAGTACCAAGATACCAACCATTCGCAATATTTGATTGTTCGTGCGTTGTCCGATAGATTCCAAAATATTTGTGTGGTAGGTGATGATGCGCAAAGTATCTATGCTTTCCGAGGTGCAAACATCAATAACATTCTAAATTTCCAGAAAGATTACGAAAATGTTCAAATGTATCGATTAGAGCAAAACTATCGCTCTAGTCGCAATATTGTAGAAGCAGCGAATAATGTAATCGATAAGAACAAAACCAAATTAGATAAGGTGGTTTGGACCGCCAATGAGCACGGACCCAAAATTAAAGTCCACCGAAGTTTAACTGATGGTGAAGAAGGACGTTTTGTGGCATCCACAATTTTCGAACAAAAGATGCAGCACCAAATGCATAACGGACAGTTTGCAATTTTGTATCGTACCAATGCGCAATCGCGAGCTATGGAAGACGCTTTGCGTAAACGCGATATTCCTTACCGAATTTACGGAGGATTATCGTTTTACCAACGCAAGGAAATCAAGGATGTTTTGGCGTATTTACGTTTAGTAATTAATCCAAAAGACGAAGAAGCTTTAGTTCGTGTTATTAATTATCCAGCACGAGGCATTGGAGATTCTACAGTAGAGAAATTAACGGTAGCGGCTAATCATTACAAGCGTTCTATTTTTGAGGTGATGGAGCACATCGATAAGATTGATTTGAAATTGAATTCAGGTACGAAAGCCAAGTTGAATGATTTCGTTACCATGATTAAAAGTTTCCAAGTTATCAACGAAAATCAAGATGCGTTTTTCTTAACTGATCATGTTACTAAGAAAACAGGCTTAGTTCAAGAATTAAAGAAAGACGGAACACCAGAAGGAATTGCCCGTATTGAAAATATTGAAGAATTATTAAATGGTATCAAAGACTTCACCGAAGGACAAAAAGAGGTTGATGGTGCTAGAGGTTCGTTAGCCGAATTTCTTGAAGATGTTGCGCTAGCTACCGATTTGGACAAAGATACTGGAGATGACGATAGAGTAGCACTAATGACAATCCACTTAGCAAAAGGATTAGAGTTTCCACACGTGTTTATTGTGGGATTGGAAGAAGATTTGTTCCCAAGTGCCATGAGTTTAAATACTAGAAGCGAATTAGAAGAAGAACGTCGTTTGTTCTACGTAGCTTTAACTCGTGCCGAACATCAAGCGTATTTGACGTATGCGCAATCGCGTTACCGTTGGGGAAAATTGGTTGATAGCGAACCATCGCGTTTTATTGAAGAAATTGATGACCAATATTTAGAATATTTGAATCCGGTTGACACGGGTTATCGATACAAACCTTTGATGGATGTGGATGTTTTTGGCGATATTGATAAATCGAAATTACGTTTATCTAAACCAACTGCTGGAACACCACCAAAATATTTGACGCAAGACCAACCAAGTCCAACTGCAAATATTAGACGTTTGAAACCTGTTTCGAGTAATTCAGGAGGATCTAATTCGGTTGATGCCAATTTAACGGTTGGAAATATCGTAATGCACGAACGTTTTGGAAAAGGTCAAATCGTAAACATAGAAGGAGTAGGAGCTGATAAAAAAGCTGAAATTCGCTTTGATGTGGGCGGATTAAAGAAGTTGTTGCTACGATTTGCAAAATTAGAAGTTATAGGATAA
- a CDS encoding L-threonylcarbamoyladenylate synthase, whose protein sequence is MSEFIRIYEDKPSEAAIKKVVDVLKDGGLVIYPTDTVYGLGCDITNSRALEKLAKIKGIKLEKANFSFVCSSLSNLSDYVKQIDTSTFKILKRALPGPYTFILPGNNDLPKEFRKKKTVGIRVPHNNIALQIVEMLGNPIVSTSIRDEDEVIEYSTDPELIFEKWQNKVDLVIDGGYGDNVASTIIDLTGYEPEVVREGKGSLDIL, encoded by the coding sequence ATGTCAGAATTCATAAGAATATACGAAGATAAGCCAAGTGAAGCAGCTATTAAAAAAGTAGTAGATGTATTAAAAGATGGTGGTTTAGTAATTTATCCAACTGATACGGTTTATGGATTGGGTTGTGATATAACGAATTCTCGTGCACTTGAAAAATTAGCTAAAATCAAAGGCATTAAATTGGAAAAAGCGAATTTTTCTTTTGTTTGTTCGAGTTTGAGTAATTTATCTGATTATGTAAAGCAAATTGATACTTCTACTTTCAAAATCCTAAAACGTGCTTTGCCTGGTCCTTACACTTTTATTTTGCCAGGAAATAATGATTTGCCAAAAGAATTCAGAAAAAAGAAAACCGTTGGAATACGTGTTCCTCATAACAATATTGCGCTTCAGATTGTGGAAATGTTAGGAAATCCTATTGTTTCAACATCAATTCGTGATGAAGATGAGGTTATTGAATATTCTACCGATCCAGAATTAATCTTCGAAAAATGGCAAAATAAAGTCGATTTGGTTATCGATGGTGGTTACGGTGACAATGTAGCTTCCACCATTATAGATTTAACAGGTTATGAGCCAGAAGTTGTTCGTGAGGGTAAGGGAAGTTTAGATATATTGTAA
- a CDS encoding T9SS type A sorting domain-containing protein — MKCKKLMFYFLSVYFIGITFIVAQNSVNASGGNLSGANGSVSYSVGQMVYTTNSGTNGSNAQGVQQPYEISEVLSSIDYSELISDLKIYPNPSTDHIKINFINLNNLNLSLKIIDINGKVIKKEDYLQNETTIDVSSYSSNIYFLNIMNKDKLIKSFKLIKK; from the coding sequence ATGAAATGTAAAAAATTAATGTTTTATTTTTTGAGTGTTTATTTTATTGGTATAACCTTTATTGTAGCACAAAATTCGGTTAATGCTTCGGGAGGAAATCTTTCGGGAGCTAATGGATCAGTTTCTTATTCAGTTGGTCAAATGGTTTACACGACAAACTCAGGAACTAATGGATCTAATGCACAAGGTGTTCAACAACCTTATGAAATCTCCGAAGTATTATCTTCGATAGATTATTCAGAGTTAATTAGTGATTTGAAAATTTATCCAAATCCTTCCACTGATCATATTAAAATAAACTTTATCAACTTAAATAATTTAAATCTTAGTCTTAAAATTATTGATATTAATGGGAAAGTTATAAAAAAAGAAGATTACTTACAAAACGAAACTACTATTGATGTTTCTAGCTATTCTTCAAATATCTATTTTCTCAATATAATGAATAAAGACAAATTAATCAAATCTTTTAAATTAATAAAAAAATAA
- a CDS encoding OmpA/MotB family protein, producing the protein MRRVMLFATVAAISLSSCVSKKKYTELEAKNKEIQDLLNTATVKLNTCLTEREALAQQVDFLKKNNTDLINNVGNLTTLTTKGAENLEKSLESLKEKDLKISRLQDALTKKDSVTLALVTSLKREVGIDDPDININVDKGVVMISIADNLLFKSGSYEVSDKAKGVLAKVAKVINSKPDFECMVEGHTDNVPIKNAVLLDNWDLSVKRATSIVRVLQKDLGVSPKQLIPAGRSSYVPLVENDSPANRAKNRRTRIIIMPKIDQFYDMLEKEMKNLEGK; encoded by the coding sequence ATGAGAAGAGTAATGCTATTTGCAACAGTAGCTGCAATTTCATTAAGTTCATGTGTTTCAAAAAAGAAATACACAGAATTAGAAGCTAAAAACAAAGAAATTCAAGATTTATTAAACACTGCAACGGTTAAATTAAACACATGTTTAACTGAAAGAGAAGCTTTAGCCCAACAAGTAGATTTCCTAAAGAAAAACAATACAGATTTAATTAACAATGTTGGGAATCTAACAACATTAACTACAAAAGGTGCTGAAAATCTTGAAAAATCTTTAGAAAGTTTAAAAGAAAAAGATTTAAAAATATCTCGCTTACAAGACGCTTTAACAAAAAAAGATAGTGTTACTTTAGCATTAGTTACAAGTTTAAAACGTGAAGTAGGAATTGATGATCCTGATATCAATATCAATGTTGATAAAGGAGTGGTAATGATTTCAATTGCTGACAATTTATTATTCAAATCGGGAAGTTATGAAGTAAGCGACAAAGCAAAAGGAGTTTTAGCAAAAGTGGCTAAAGTAATTAACAGCAAACCTGATTTTGAATGTATGGTAGAAGGTCACACTGATAATGTGCCAATTAAAAATGCTGTTTTATTAGACAACTGGGATTTATCGGTTAAAAGAGCTACTTCCATCGTAAGAGTTTTACAAAAAGATTTAGGAGTTAGTCCAAAACAATTGATTCCTGCGGGAAGAAGTTCGTATGTTCCATTAGTAGAAAATGATTCTCCTGCAAACAGAGCTAAAAACAGAAGAACTCGAATCATTATTATGCCAAAAATTGACCAATTCTACGATATGCTAGAAAAGGAAATGAAAAATTTAGAAGGGAAATAA
- a CDS encoding glycosyltransferase family 2 protein, which yields MKKIAVVILNWNGAKLLEQFLPSVIAFSDEATIYVADNASTDDSIEVIQNQFPSVKIIQNTGNFGFAKGYNEALKFVEEEYYALVNSDIEVTENWLAPILNIFETQPETAIIQPKLLDFKKKTHFEYAGGAGGFIDKFGFPFCRGRIFDTIEEDKNQYDDEMEIFWATGACFFIRKEVYRKLNGFDDDFFAHQEEIDLCWRAFNFGYKIKYTSKSIVYHVGGATLNEGNPRKTFLNFRNSLLMLTKNLPKNQLFPIIFMRLCLDGLAGIQFILKGKFKHCWAIITAHFHYYHIVNQFYKKRGKIQNSNYYKINSIVFRYFIKNGKVFADIF from the coding sequence TTGAAAAAAATAGCAGTAGTCATACTAAATTGGAACGGAGCCAAATTATTAGAGCAATTTTTGCCTTCTGTAATTGCATTTTCAGATGAAGCTACAATTTATGTTGCTGATAATGCTTCGACAGACGATTCCATTGAAGTGATTCAAAACCAATTCCCTTCAGTGAAAATTATTCAAAATACAGGTAATTTTGGTTTTGCAAAAGGGTATAATGAAGCATTGAAATTTGTTGAAGAAGAATACTACGCTTTAGTAAATTCCGATATTGAAGTAACCGAAAATTGGTTGGCTCCTATTTTAAATATATTTGAAACGCAACCTGAAACTGCAATCATACAACCTAAGTTATTAGATTTCAAAAAGAAAACCCATTTTGAATATGCTGGCGGTGCTGGTGGTTTTATAGATAAATTTGGTTTTCCCTTTTGTCGTGGACGAATTTTTGATACCATAGAAGAAGATAAAAATCAGTATGATGATGAAATGGAAATTTTTTGGGCAACAGGTGCTTGTTTCTTTATTAGAAAAGAAGTGTATCGCAAATTAAATGGTTTTGATGATGATTTTTTTGCTCATCAAGAAGAAATTGATTTGTGTTGGAGAGCATTTAATTTTGGTTATAAAATAAAATACACTTCAAAATCAATAGTGTATCACGTGGGTGGAGCCACTTTAAACGAAGGAAATCCTAGAAAAACTTTTTTGAATTTCAGAAACTCATTGTTGATGTTAACTAAGAATTTACCAAAAAATCAATTATTTCCAATCATTTTTATGCGCTTATGCTTAGATGGATTGGCGGGAATTCAATTTATTTTGAAAGGGAAATTCAAACATTGTTGGGCAATAATAACCGCACATTTTCACTATTATCATATTGTGAATCAATTTTATAAGAAAAGAGGAAAAATTCAAAATTCAAACTACTACAAAATTAACAGTATTGTCTTTCGTTATTTTATTAAGAATGGCAAGGTCTTTGCTGATATTTTTTAA